The genomic window TCATTATTCTTTAATAGATAATAAAAATAGTATACCAATAAATATATTATTACCTTCATATATTATTAGTGAATTAAACAAAGCTTTTCAAATTGGATTTTCTATTTTTATTCCTTTTTTGATAATTGATTTAGTTATTGCTAGTGTTTTAATGGCATTGGGAATGGTTATGGTTTCTCCTTCTAGTATTTCTTTGCCGTTTAAATTAATTTTATTTGTATTAGTAGATGGTTGGGAATTATTGATTAACGCTTTAGTACAAAGTTTTACATCTATTTAAATTTTTTAAATAATATTAATAATTGATATTTTTTTAGGAAAATTAATAATGAATTTAGATTTTTTTATAAATTTTTTTTATGAATCTATTAGAGTTTTTTTATATGTTTCTGGTCCTTTATTATTATCTTCTTTGTTGATTGGATTTATTATAAGTTTTTTTCAAGCTATTACTCAAATTCATGAACAAACTTTATCTTTTATTCCTAAAATTTTAGCTATTTTTTTTACTTTATTTTATTTTGGTCCTTGGATGTTGCATAATATATTAAATTATATGTATTTTGTTTTTAATAATATTCCAGTAATTATTAGTAATTAATATGTTTTATTCTTATTATATTTTTTTTTTAGATTATATTTTACCTATTATGATTCGTGTTTTAGGATTAATTTCTATTGCTCCAATATTTAGTGAAAAAATAATTAGTTATAAAAGTAAAATTTTTATTTCTTTTATTTTAAGTTTTTTTATTTTTTCTTTAATACCAAAACAAAATATTTTTTTATTTTGTTCAAAAGGTTTTTTTATTTTTTTAGAAGAGTTTTTAGTTGGTTTTTTTTTAGGTTTAATATTTAAATTAGTTTTTGTTGTTTCTATTTTTTCTGGGGATTTAATTAATTCGCAAATAGGATTGTCTTTTTCGTTGTATTCAGATAATAATAATCGTTGTTTAGTTACTACTTTATCACAATTGATTAATTGTTTTACTGGTTTATTATTTTTAATTTTTGATATGCATTTATGGATTATATCTATAATAGTTAAAAGTTTTTATTATGTTCCTATTGGTTCTTTTTTACTGAAAGATAATTATTTTAAATTAATATTATTTTTTAAAAATATTTTTATTGATGGTTTAATGTTATTTTTTCCAGTGTTAATTTTATTAATAATTTTAAATTTTATTATTTTGTTTTTAAATCGTATTATATCTTCTTTGTCTTTTTTTTCTTTTATTTTTTTATTTAATTTTTTTTTTGGTATTATTTTTTTATATTTTTTTTATTATTTTTATATATTTTCTATTAAATTATTTTTTCAAAAAATATTATTTTTTTTATTAAATATTTTATAGTTTTTATATAAAATTTTTATTTAATTTTTTTTTCTATATAAATTGTATGTTTTCTTATTTTTGGGTCATATTTTTTTAGTTTTAATTTTTCTGGAGTATTTCTTTTATTTTTTGTAGTAGTGTAATAGTGACCAGTATTTTCTGATGATATTAATTTAATTTTTTCACGTATTTTTTTAGCCATAATATATTTCTCTTTTTTTTTATTTTTTTTTTATTTTTTTTTTATTTTAGAAATAATTTTTTCAATACCATATTTATTTATTATTCTTATTCCTTTGGTGGATATTTTTAATTTTATAAATTTATTTTTATTAGCAATCCAAAATTTTTTTTTATGTAAATTTGGTAAAAATTTTTTTTTTGTTGCGTTCATTGCATGTGATCTATTATTTCCAAATAATGGTTTTTTTTTAGTTATTATGCATATTTTAGACATATAATTTTCCTATTTTTTTTCTTTTTATTGAATTTAATATTTCTTTTTTTGCTTCTTTTACCCCTCCCCAATTTTTTATTTTTACCCATTTTTTTTTTTCTAGTTTTTTATAATTTTTAAAAAAAAATTGTATTTGATTTTTTATTATTTTCGGTAAATCTGTAATATTTTTTATATTTTTATATATTTTTGATATTTTTTTATTTGGAATGGCAATTATTTTTGGATCTTTTCCTGATTCATCTTCCATATTTAAAATTCCAATAGGATTACATAATATTACTGATTTTGGTTGCAAAGGATAAGGTGAAACTACTAATACATCTAAAGGATCTTTATCTTCAGATAATGTATTATTTATATAACCATAATTACAAGGATAAAATAATGGGGTTGGTATAAATCTATCAACAAATAAAATTCCTGTTTTTTTATTTATTTCATATTTTACAGGAGTTGATTGTGATGAAATTTCAATAATTGCATAAATATTTTCAGGTATATTTTCTCCTGATGGTATATTTTTATATTCCATAAATTTCCAATTTATTTTTTTTAAAATAAAATATTTTTTAATAAATTATTATAATTTAATNTATTTTNNAAAATGAAGTTGATCGATAAGCCGGGTTTTGTTTTAAACAGTCATTTATCTAGGTTAATAATTACTTATTATCTCAAGCAGTCTACCAGGTTTTAATATGAGCAATATTATAGTTATAAAATATTTAACTAATCCTTAATATGACTTTGCTCTAAGTGGAGTTTACCTAGCTATTTCTATTTTTAGAAATACGGTATGCTTTTACCACACCATTTCACCCTTACCCTATATTTATTAAAATATTGGCGGTTTTTTTTCTGTTGTGCTTTTCGTAAGTTTACACTTCCCAGAAGTTATCTGGCACTTTGCTCTTTAGAGCCCGGACTTTCCTCTTTTATATTTTTAAAAGCGACTGTTTGATCAACTTCTTTTTTAATAATACATATTTATATTTTTTTGTCACGATATTTTAATATTTTTTTGTATAATTTATTTTTTTTAATTTTATATATTTTTGAAATAATTTTTATTAATTTATTAAATTTTAGATATTTTTTTAAAATATTAAATAGTTTAAATATTTTTTTATTTATTTTTTTTTTTTTTTTTTTTTTATATCCTTTTATTATAATTGTTATTTCTCCTTTTCTATTTTTTTTATTTTTTTTTAACCATTTTAGTATATTTTTAGTGGTATTTTTTTTTATTTTTTCCCATTTTTTTGTTAGTTCTTTTGCTAAAGTTATTTTTTTTTTATTACCCATAATTTTTTTTATATCTTTTATACATTTTATTATTCTTTTTGGAGATTCATATAAAATTGTAGTTCTTGTTTCTTTTTTTATTTTTTTTATTATTTTTATTCTTTTTTTTTTTTTTTTTGGTAAAAATCCTTCATAACAAAATTTATTTGAAGACATTCCTGATGCAATTAATGCTGTAATTGCAGCACAAGGACCTGGTAATGGTATTATTTTTATTTTATTTAAGTAACATAATTTAATTAAATAATAACCAGGGTCGTTTATTAAAGGAGTTCCTGCATTAGAAACAATTGCAATATTTTTTTTTTGTTTAAGTTTTTTAATTATTTTTTTACTTTGTTTTTTTTCATTAAAAATTTGCATATTAAACATTTTTTTTTTAATTTTTAGTTTTTTTAATAATATGTTTGT from Buchnera aphidicola (Greenidea ficicola) includes these protein-coding regions:
- the rpmB gene encoding 50S ribosomal protein L28 produces the protein MSKICIITKKKPLFGNNRSHAMNATKKKFLPNLHKKKFWIANKNKFIKLKISTKGIRIINKYGIEKIISKIKKK
- the fliQ gene encoding flagellar biosynthesis protein FliQ: MNLDFFINFFYESIRVFLYVSGPLLLSSLLIGFIISFFQAITQIHEQTLSFIPKILAIFFTLFYFGPWMLHNILNYMYFVFNNIPVIISN
- the ppa gene encoding inorganic diphosphatase; the encoded protein is MEYKNIPSGENIPENIYAIIEISSQSTPVKYEINKKTGILFVDRFIPTPLFYPCNYGYINNTLSEDKDPLDVLVVSPYPLQPKSVILCNPIGILNMEDESGKDPKIIAIPNKKISKIYKNIKNITDLPKIIKNQIQFFFKNYKKLEKKKWVKIKNWGGVKEAKKEILNSIKRKKIGKLYV
- the rpmG gene encoding 50S ribosomal protein L33; this encodes MAKKIREKIKLISSENTGHYYTTTKNKRNTPEKLKLKKYDPKIRKHTIYIEKKIK
- a CDS encoding flagellar biosynthetic protein FliR, translated to MFYSYYIFFLDYILPIMIRVLGLISIAPIFSEKIISYKSKIFISFILSFFIFSLIPKQNIFLFCSKGFFIFLEEFLVGFFLGLIFKLVFVVSIFSGDLINSQIGLSFSLYSDNNNRCLVTTLSQLINCFTGLLFLIFDMHLWIISIIVKSFYYVPIGSFLLKDNYFKLILFFKNIFIDGLMLFFPVLILLIILNFIILFLNRIISSLSFFSFIFLFNFFFGIIFLYFFYYFYIFSIKLFFQKILFFLLNIL
- the rsmI gene encoding 16S rRNA (cytidine(1402)-2'-O)-methyltransferase, giving the protein MKKFNNKNGTLYIIPTPIGNLNDITKRAIKIFKKVDIITTENIQHTNILLKKLKIKKKMFNMQIFNEKKQSKKIIKKLKQKKNIAIVSNAGTPLINDPGYYLIKLCYLNKIKIIPLPGPCAAITALIASGMSSNKFCYEGFLPKKKKKRIKIIKKIKKETRTTILYESPKRIIKCIKDIKKIMGNKKKITLAKELTKKWEKIKKNTTKNILKWLKKNKKNRKGEITIIIKGYKKKKKKKINKKIFKLFNILKKYLKFNKLIKIISKIYKIKKNKLYKKILKYRDKKI